The genomic DNA CGAGCGCGGCGTCCTGGTGGGGGGCGACTGGTTCGACGTCGTACCGCTGCGGGACGGGCGCCATCTGAAGGCGATGGGCGATGTCATGGGCCACGGGGTGGAGGCGGCCGTCGCCATGAGCCAGTACCGCTCGCTGCTGCGGCTGCTGGCCGATGACGATCTGCCGCCGCACCTCATTCTGGAGCGGCTCGACGTGATGGTCGAACGGTCCGGCCTCGACCGTGCGGCGACGTGTCTGCTCGCGGTCGTCGACCGGATGGGCGGGAACTGCGAGGTGGCCAGCGCGGGCCATCTGCCGCCGGTGTTCATCGAGCCGGGGGCGGCCGGGGCGCGGGTGGTCCGGGTGCCGGTGGGGCCGCCGCTCGGCACCGGGTTCGGCGGGTACCGGACCGCGTCGGTGCCGTGCGGGCCGGGCACGGTGCTGTTCATGTACACCGACGGCCTGGTGGAGCGCCGGGGCGAGGACATCGATGTGTCCGTGGGACGCCTGGCCGGGCTGACGCTGCCGGTGAGCGGGCGGCTCGAAGACCTGCTGGACGATGTCCTGGACCGCTTCGGGGACGATGCGGAGGACGACATCGCGGTCCTCGCCTCGCGCATCCGGGAGGGAGCGCTGCCGGGCAGGTGAAGGGGCGTTGTCAGTGCCCGGTGCGAGGATGCGGGACATGGAATCCCGCACCGAGGAACGCACCGAAGCCCTCCCCGACGCAAGCACCGAAGTCCTCCCCGAAGCCCAGGCCGGGGCGCGCACCGACTCCCGTACGGAGTCCCGTACGGAGCCCCCGGCGGAGGCCGGTACCGCCCCCCTGCTCCTGACCGACATCGAGGCGGCCATCCGCGCCAGTTGGGACGCCGGCACCACGACGCCGGCGCACCGGGACGCGTGGAGCCCGGAGAATCCGGCCCGCGACCAGTGCGGGGTGACCGCCATGGTGGTCAATGACCTGCTCGGCGGTGAGCTGATCCGCGGCGAGGTGCACGTGGACGGCCGGCAGACGGACTTCCACTGGTGGAACCGGTTCGGGGCGGGTGTCGATATCGACCTCACCCGCGAGCAGTTCGGCCCGCACGAGATCGTCTCGGGCGGCACGGTGATCCCGAGGCCCGCCGAGTTCGTCCGGCTGCGCGAGGAGTACGAACTGCTCGCCCGCCGGGTGCGGGAGCGCCTCGGACTGGGTTAGAGGGCTGTCCCGTCATCCCCGGCGGGCGCGGGCAGCCGGGGTCAGCCCAGTTCCAGGCTGGTGATGCCGTACAACCCCGACCGGTCGATGACCGGCTCCGGTCCGGTGTACATACGGGCGGTGTCGAACGACGGTGTCAGGCCCAGCTGTTCCGCCAGACGCATCGCCACCGGGTTGATGTCGGGGATGTCGATCGCCACGGGGGTGCCCGGCGCGGTGGCCGCGAGCGCGCTCACGAGCGCGGCGGCCACCTCCGGCGACGCGGCGTACAGGGGGCCGATGCGGGAGGCGGCCCGGCAGGGGCGGCGGACGGCGAGGCCCTGGAGTTCCCCGTCGCGGACGGCGGCCAGCGCGGCATGCCCGGCGGTAGCGATCCAGGGCGCCAGGAAGCTGTCCCGGGCGGCGGGGAAGAACCGCCGGTCGTACGCGGCGAGTTGCCCGAACGGCAGGGTGCGGGCATCGGTCAGGGTGACACCCGGCGGCGCGGGGACGTCCGTGGGCGGCACGCCCTCGTACCGCGCGTTGCTCCAGCAGGAACGGAAGCCGGACCTGCGGTAGTTGTCCTGCTGGGCCGGTACGCCGTCCAGCCCGACCGTGCGCCCGGAGAGACGGGCCATCCCGGCCCGCCAGACCTGGATCCCGTAGCCCTGCCCCCGGAGCGGGGGACGGGTCAGATACATGCCCAGAAAGCCGAAGCCGTCGCCGTAGCGCACGACCGAGACGGAGGAGACGGGTGCGCCGTCGAGGCGTCCGGTCAGGAAGCCGCACGGGTCCGCGGCGAAGAAGGTCCCGCTGTCGGTGAGTCCCGGGTTCCAGCCCTCGTCATGGGCCCACGCGGCCAGGGTCGTCATGTCGTCGGCGCTCGCGGTGGTGATCTCGAAAGTCGGCACGGACCAGACGTACCCCGTCCGGGAGCCGTTCAGCACGCGTGCCGACGGCCTGTTCGGAGGACGTACGGGCAAGGGGGCCCGGTCAGCCGAAGGCGTAGGCCACGGCGGTGGCCGCGCCCAGTGCCGCGCCGGCCACGACCTGGGCGACCGAGTGGTAGCGCAGGGCCACCCGGGACCAGCACACGGCCGCGGTCAGCGTGCCGGCCGCCAGCCACCACGGGGAGTGCACCGCGGAGAGCAGGGCGACCACCGCCGAGGCGACCGCGGCGTCCACCGAGATCTTCCAGACGGTGTTGACGGTCAGCAGGACGACCGTCATCGCCCACAGGGCGAGCATCGCGAGGAGGATCCCCGTGGGCGCGTGCCCCAGCACCATGACCAGCGAGCCGGCGCCGATGGAGCCGAGGATGACGAAGAAGATCGGGGCGCGTTTGGTGCGGTCGACGACATGGCGGTCGCCCCAGGTGCCCCGCTTGCGCTCCCATTCGATGTAGCCCGCGGGGACGAGCCCGGCGCAGAGCGCGCCGAGGAAGCCCCAGAGCAGTCCGGTCCAGTCGCCCGCGGCGGCCAGCCCGACGCCGAGCATGCCGGCCAGCAGGGTGTTGCGGGGCTGGAGCGCGTCGGTGACGGTGCGGGCCGCGGAGGCCGTGGCGGTCGCCGGGGGCGACGGGGGGACGGGGGCCGGCGGGGTGCCGGTGGGGTCCGAGGGGACCGTCGCCCGCGTTCCGGCACCGTTCCCGGTGGCACCGTTCCCGGTGGCACTGTCCCCGGCGGTGCTGTCCCCGGTGGTGGTGCTCATGCTGTCCTCGCTTCCTTTCCCTGCTCCTGTGCGCACTCCGCCGTTGCTCCAGCGGACGGCAGGAGCCGGCGGACACGTGCTTCGGTGATCGTCCGGCAGGCGTCGGCGACCCGCACCAGCCGGGCCACCTCGCCGTCCTGGTCGGTGGCCGTCTCCCCGTCCTGCTCGGCGGTGTGCTGGGCCGCCACCGCGGCGGCGGGCCCGGCGGGTGCCCCGGACGCCTTGGCGGCGAGCGCGGCCCTGATCCAGTAGGCGTCGGTCAGCGGGCCCGTCCGGCGCGGGTCCCGGGTGTCCTCGGCGGCCGCCCGCGCGGCGGCCGGGAGCAGACCGTCGGGCACGTAGTGCCGCAACTTCTCGACCGCGTCCGCGATATCGGCGGCCCACCGGTCGATCCGGAGGTCCGCGGGGGTGTCGAACCGGGTCAGCTCGCGGGCCAGCGACCCGGGCGGGTCGAAGGGCTGGTCGGGGAAGGCGGCCATCAACTCGTACCAGAGCGCGTGCAGTTTCACCTGGGCCCGCCACAGCTTCGCCCGGTGCGCGCCCTTGCTGAAGGCCGGGATCGAGGCACCGACCGCGAAGAACGCGAACAGCACCAGCTGCGCCGCCTCGGTGATCTCGTCGAACCGCAGGGCGAAGTCCTCGCTCGGCCGGTCCACCACACTGACCCACAGGAACAGGGTCCGGCTGACGGTGTAGCCGACGCCGATGAACATCGCGAAGGTCATCATCCCCAGGCCCACACGGAGATGGCGCAGCCGCGCGTCGGCGGTGGCCAGGGCCCACTGGTAGGCGCACACGGCGGAGGCGGCGCCCAGGTAGAGGTAGAAGACGCTCATGTAGAGCGTGGCGCCCCACTGTCCCGCGTGGTCGGAGACGAAACGGTCCGAGGGCACGGAGCGGTCGACGACGGTGAAGAAGAGCACGGTCAGCAGGATCAGCGTCGCCACGGACGCCTTGGCCGCGATCTGCTGGACGAGACGGGCGAACCGGACGTGCCGGGGGACGCCGTCCGCGTCGGGGTAGCGGCCGTAGATGGCGACGATGTAGCTGAGGATGGCCAGAATCGCGATGGTCGCCGTGTAGTGCTTGATCAGTACGGCGAGGTCGGTCACGGCGCTGTTGTTGAGGCCGATACGGACGGCCCGGGTCTTGGTCCACAGGGCGACGGCGAATCCGGCGTAGCAGCCCCACAGGGCCCGTCGGCGTTTGTCCTCCTCGTCGCCCCACAGGGCTGCGGGCATGCGCCACAGGGCAACGGCCGTCATCAGGCCGGCTATCAGGTAGCCGGCGAGATCGAGGGGGGTCACGGCGGTCTTCGTTCCTCGGGGTCGGGGGTCGGGGGTCGGTTTCGGAGCGGGGCTCAGGGCACGAGGGCCGGGCACGAGGGCCGGGCGTGGGGGTCTCGCGCGGGATCACGGACGTCGGGCGGCGATGTCACGTGTCACATGAGTCAGGGATGCGGGGTCATGTGCCGTCCGTGCGTCGGAACAGGCCGCGGCGGCGGTGCGCCACGGGGCGGGACAGGGAGTTGGCCAGCCGCCCCACCATGTCATCGGTGGTCATGTCCCTGGCCATCCGGGGGATCAGCGAGGCACCGAATTCGGCCATGCGCTCGTCATGGGTGTCGTACTGGGCGCGGGCCTGGACCGTGCTGCCGTCCGCCCGGAACGCGTCGGCGACCGCGGGCGAGACCATCCGGGCGATCAGCGAGGTGTCGAAGACCGGGAGAAGCGTGCGGAGCTGGTCCGCGGAAAGCGTGGTTCCGTGGTCGAACCACTCATGGCACAGCTCATGCAGGATGACGTGCTGGGTCTGGTACGCGGACGGCCGCCGCCGGTAGAGCACGAAGCTGGTGTCGCCCGCCTTCAGGCGTAGTCCGCAGGCGGCGTTGACGCGCGCCAGACGGTCCGGCATCTCGTGCAGACGGATGGTGCGGCCGCGTGCCGCCTCCATGTTCGCCACCAGCCGCGGCAGGGAGAAAGGGGTCGGGATGGGCAGGTCGGCCAGCCCCGACTCGCACTCCTTGCGCAGTTCGCGCAGAGACATGGCGCTCCCGCCG from Streptomyces sp. NBC_00654 includes the following:
- a CDS encoding toxin, whose amino-acid sequence is MSLRELRKECESGLADLPIPTPFSLPRLVANMEAARGRTIRLHEMPDRLARVNAACGLRLKAGDTSFVLYRRRPSAYQTQHVILHELCHEWFDHGTTLSADQLRTLLPVFDTSLIARMVSPAVADAFRADGSTVQARAQYDTHDERMAEFGASLIPRMARDMTTDDMVGRLANSLSRPVAHRRRGLFRRTDGT
- a CDS encoding MAB_1171c family putative transporter; this encodes MTPLDLAGYLIAGLMTAVALWRMPAALWGDEEDKRRRALWGCYAGFAVALWTKTRAVRIGLNNSAVTDLAVLIKHYTATIAILAILSYIVAIYGRYPDADGVPRHVRFARLVQQIAAKASVATLILLTVLFFTVVDRSVPSDRFVSDHAGQWGATLYMSVFYLYLGAASAVCAYQWALATADARLRHLRVGLGMMTFAMFIGVGYTVSRTLFLWVSVVDRPSEDFALRFDEITEAAQLVLFAFFAVGASIPAFSKGAHRAKLWRAQVKLHALWYELMAAFPDQPFDPPGSLARELTRFDTPADLRIDRWAADIADAVEKLRHYVPDGLLPAAARAAAEDTRDPRRTGPLTDAYWIRAALAAKASGAPAGPAAAVAAQHTAEQDGETATDQDGEVARLVRVADACRTITEARVRRLLPSAGATAECAQEQGKEARTA
- a CDS encoding GNAT family N-acetyltransferase: MPTFEITTASADDMTTLAAWAHDEGWNPGLTDSGTFFAADPCGFLTGRLDGAPVSSVSVVRYGDGFGFLGMYLTRPPLRGQGYGIQVWRAGMARLSGRTVGLDGVPAQQDNYRRSGFRSCWSNARYEGVPPTDVPAPPGVTLTDARTLPFGQLAAYDRRFFPAARDSFLAPWIATAGHAALAAVRDGELQGLAVRRPCRAASRIGPLYAASPEVAAALVSALAATAPGTPVAIDIPDINPVAMRLAEQLGLTPSFDTARMYTGPEPVIDRSGLYGITSLELG